The following coding sequences are from one Eleginops maclovinus isolate JMC-PN-2008 ecotype Puerto Natales chromosome 13, JC_Emac_rtc_rv5, whole genome shotgun sequence window:
- the dennd3a gene encoding DENN domain-containing protein 3 gives MAELPSGLLEACVVVGAPSDKLRDIYQLQQQSTLGELPLLEAEVLQVHAPPFVSKETNSSQLIGPAFSRVQRRRSFIKKKRRDRAAEVLPNGETTSRTEASSASEDISVPKDLDLIALPQLCFPGGLQLTNEPREDSYHFLVFTDLFGNRTHGVVVQYYRAVQSCQEGSVHNVQRWNSSKSRLYTPFAICVISKFPYYNALKDCLSCLLVQLRPARQSDFEETIKEFSAKLSLVPLPPPGQLHVSFSLRPLHVFLPSREDQDSPLIDIDLHLPLLCFTHTTLLQVLSYLLQEQRLVFFSADWARLTLVAESLLLYLQPLSWQQPYVPILAQGMLDFLMAPTAFLMGCHISHFEEVAAETEELILVNVDDGIIQSSWSEIIDLPAIPLAAAESFMSRAECLQLHYDLELCHLGAGTDANALRSQRRDWQTRLNTQIQNIALELVVNIFRDVQDFLNHEHRVFNSEEFLRTREPADQIFYKKVLETHIFHTFLRDRLNRKSDTFSRMEQNTRNRSHRNRALTESPRRPLMSDLSRTGYSSYTSPNDRLSKRLGASLPNLQQPANDTGTAISSSRPASVRKISPDVGLKCPQKVVKVFRLPEFPPPLAYHYVQNYYSDMVSSLGKAINTTLPEEAALLARYHYLRGLVNTVSNRRLDALEDFQSLYKTDSDIFPSQMVKSVVDSLPEAERLQADRRPELKRLISRLKRDQERERALNGNGQEHDSVKRFQLPKKYMQLEEFVKCVQESGIVKDQGTINRLFDALTVGHQKQVGPDLFRVFYTIWKETEAEAQEVCLPTSVYEHIEPSECVFKLSSSVKTSRGVGKIAMTQRRLFLLTDGRPGYVDVAQYRDLEEVKVSSAPFLLLRIPSLKLRVQGRKDTFEANLKTETELWNLMVKEMWAGRNMADQHKDPQYMQQALTNALLMDAVVGSLQNSKAIYAASKLAHFDRIKMEVPMMVPKTTAETLKHKINPSLELAAPQAVDVLLYTPGQLWVSVSVGKVMVFDASSWSLTHTCHVGNARLNCMLGVDKDQVWVGSEDSFIYIISMVAMVCNRQLTEHRAEVTGLALDTDKYSQKVAYSCSAEGSVMVWDVSTLQVKRHFRLSCGRLQSVYSCEGTLWCCSRDNIMEVWRNGSLKHRLNLPEQQKGSTTTFSSILLLPEKEELWSVCMDSAEVCIWHIKDPTKPYHRVALQDCTGCYCIIKVKNQVWVGGVGRSSSKGKIYILETERHQVMKELHGHNDKVTALCSAEDRYILSGAGKNDGKIAIWKVE, from the exons atggcagAGCTCCCGTCTGGACTGCTGGAGGCATGTGTAGTGGTTGGTGCACCCAGTGATAAGCTCCGTGACATATACCAG CTTCAACAGCAGAGTACGTTGGGTGAACTTCCCCTGCTGGAAGCTGAAGTACTGCAGGTCCATGCCCCCCCATTTGTTTCCAAGGAGACTAACTCCAGCCAGTTGATTGGACCAGCTTTCAGTCGTGTCCAGAGGAGGAGAAGCTTTATAAAGAAG AAGAGGCGAGACCGTGCTGCAGAGGTGTTGCCTAATGGAGAGACAACCAGTCGTACAGAAGCGTCCTCCGCATCAGAAGACATCAGTGTTCCTAAGGATCTGGACCTCATCGCCTTGCCGCAGCTCTGTTTCCCTG GTGGTCTTCAGTTAACCAATGAGCCGAGAGAAGACAGTTATCACTTCCTAGTTTTTACTGACCTGTTTGGGAACCGAACCCATGGAGTTGTCGTACAGTATTACAGAGCTGTACAG TCCTGTCAGGAGGGTTCTGTCCATAATGTCCAAAGATGGAATTCATCAAAGTCCCGCCTCTATACACCGTTTGCCATTTGTGTCATCTCCAAGTTCCCCTACTACAATGCTCTGAAAGACTGCTTGTCATG TCTCCTGGTCCAGTTGCGGCCTGCAAGACAATCTGACTTTGAGGAGACTATAAAAGAATTTTCCGCTAAGCTGTCTCTAGTCCCTTTACCTCCTCCTGGACAGCTACATGTg TCCTTCAGCCTCCGTCCGCTCCATGTGTTTCTTCCATCAAGAGAGGATCAGGACAGCCCTCTTATCGACATCGACCTGCATCTTCCTTTGCTATGTTTCACGCACACAACACTGCTCCAG GTGCTGTCCTACCTCCTCCAAGAGCAGAGGCTGGTCTTCTTCTCTGCTGACTGGGCCAGACTCACTCTGGTCGCAGAGAGCTTGCTGCTTTACCTGCAG cctctGTCCTGGCAgcagccctatgttcccatcTTGGCACAAGGAATGCTAGACTTCCTCATGGCTCCTACAGCCTTCCTGATGGGCTGTCACATCAGTCATTTTGAAGAGGTTGCTGCA GAGACAGAAGAGCTAATTCTGGTGAATGTCGATGATGGCATCATTCAGTCATCATGGTCTGAAATCATTGACCTACCAGCTATCCCTCTGGCTGCAGCTGAGAGCTTTATgtcaag ggCTGAGTGTCTCCAGCTTCACTACGACTTGGAGCTGTGTCATCTTGGAGCGGGCACCGATGCCAACGCTCTGCGAAGTCAACGCAGAGACTGGCAAACTCGCCtcaacacacagatacaaaacATCGCTCTGGAACTAGTGGTCAACATCTTCAG AGACGTCCAGGACTTTCTGAACCATGAACACAGAGTCTTTAACAGTGAGGAGTTCCTGAGGACGAGGGAGCCAGCAGACCAGATTTTTTACAAGAAG GTTTTAGAGACCCATATCTTCCACACATTCCTGCGGGACAGGCTCAACAGGAAATCAGACACCTTCAGTCGCATGGAGCAGAACACGCGTAACCGTTCACACAG GAATCGTGCATTGACAGAGTCTCCCCGGCGTCCTCTCATGTCCGATCTGTCGAGGACTGGCTATAGCAGCTACACCAGCCCAAATGACCGACTGAGCAAGAGGCTGGGGGCCAGTCTGCCTAACCTGCAACAACCTGCCAATGACACAGGGACAGCCATCAGCTCCAGCAGACCAGCCTCCGTCAGGAAAATATCTCCTGATGTTG GTTTGAAGTGTCCTCAGAAAGTGGTGAAGGTTTTCCGCCTTCCCGAGTTCCCCCCGCCGCTGGCCTATCATTACGTCCAGAACTATTATTCTGACATGGTGTCCTCCCTGGGGAAGGCTATTAACACTACTCTGCCTGAGGAGGCTGCTCTGCTGGCCAG GTACCACTACCTGCGAGGTTTGGTAAACACGGTGTCCAACAGACGTCTGGATGCACTGGAGGACTTTCAGAGTCTGTATAAGACAGACTCAGATATCTTCCCTTCTCAGATGGTGAAGTCAGTGGTCGACTCGCTGCCAGAAGCTGAACGGTTACAG GCGGACAGACGGCCAGAACTGAAACGGCTCATCAGTCGGCTCAAGAGGGATCAGGAGCGGGAACGCGCACTCAATGGCAACGGTCAAGAGCACGATTCCGTCAAGCGTTTCCAGCTGCCGAAAAAATACATGCAGCTGGAGGAGTTTGTTAAATGTGTCCAGGAGTCTGGCATCGTTAAAGACCAAGGAACCATAAATAGACTCTTTGACGCTCTAACTGTAG GTCATCAGAAGCAGGTTGGGCCAGATTTGTTCAGAGTCTTCTACACCATCTGGAAGGAGACGGAGGCAGAGGCACAGGAG GTGTGTTTGCCCACGTCAGTCTATGAGCACATTGAGCCCAGCGAGTGTGTTTTCAAGCTTTCCTCCTCCGTGAAGACGAGCCGCGGTGTGGGAAAGATTGCCATGACTCAGCGACGGCTCTTCCTGTTGACCGACGGAAGACCAGGATACGTGGATGTTGCACAGTACCGGGATCTAGAG GAGGTGAAAGTGTCCTCGGCTCCCTTCCTGCTCCTGCGAATCCCCAGCCTGAAGCTGCGGGTTCAGGGCAGGAAGGACACGTTTGAGGCTAATTTGAAAACGGAAACAGAGCTGTGGAACCTGATGGTCAAAGAGATGTGGGCTGGGCGCAACATGGCTGACCAACACAAG GACCCCCAGTACATGCAGCAGGCTCTGACCAACGCCCTGCTGATGGACGCAGTGGTGGGAAGCCTTCAGAACAGCAAGGCCATCTACGCTGCTTCCAAGCTGGCTCACTTCGACCGCATCAAGATGGAAG TGCCGATGATGGTTCCCAAGACAACGGCAGAGACGCTGAAGCATAAAATTAACCCCTCACTGGAGCTCGCTGCACCTCAGGCTGTAGATGTACTTCTTTACACACCAG GTCAGTTATGGGTGTCTGTGAGCGTGGGAAAGGTGATGGTGTTTGATGCCTCAAGCTGGTCCCTCACACATACCTGCCACGTTGGGAATGCAAGACtg aacTGCATGCTGGGAGTGGATAAGGATCAGGTCTGGGTAGGTTCTGAGGACTCTTTTATCTACATCATCAGCATGGTGGCCATGGTCTGTAACAGACAGCTGACTGAACACAGGGCGGAGGTCACCGGACTGGCGCTTGACACGGACAAatacag CCAGAAGGTGGCGTACTCCTGCAGCGCAGAGGGAAGCGTCATGGTGTGGGACGTCTCAACACTTCAG GTTAAGAGGCATTTTCGCCTCTCCTGCGGCCGCCTGCAGTCCGTCTACAGCTGTGAGGGGACGCTTTGGTGCT GCTCCAGGGACAACATAATGGAGGTGTGGAGGAACGGCTCATTAAAACATCGGTTGAATCTACCAGAGCAGCAAAAAGGATCCACAACTACATTCAGCTCCATACTTCTGTTACCTGag AAGGAGGAGCTGTGGAGTGTCTGTATGGACTCAGCAGAAGTTTGTATTTGGCACATTAAGGACCCTACCAAACCGTATCACCGCGTGGCTCTACAGGACTGCACCGGATGTTACTGCATTATCAAAGTTAAAAATCAG GTTTGGGTCGGTGGTGTTGGCCGCAGCTCAAGCAAAGGGAAGATTTACATCCTGGAAACAGAACGTCACCAGGTCATGAAGGAGCTTCACGGCCACAACGACAAGGTGACAGCGCTCTGTTCTGCGGAGGATCGATACATCCTCAGTGGAGCCGGCAAAAATGACGGAAAGATCGCCATCTGGAAGGTGGAGTAA